A region from the Achromobacter seleniivolatilans genome encodes:
- the ampD gene encoding 1,6-anhydro-N-acetylmuramyl-L-alanine amidase AmpD codes for MALLLDRHGWLAPASGVSLLPSPNRDARPAGAQVSLLVLHNISLPPGQFGGPEVQGLFLNTLDYASHPWLERLRGLRVSAHFFIRRDGSIVQFVSTDQRAWHAGISRFGGRERCNDFSIGIELEGTDTLPYTDSQYQALRKLTPVLRTRYPLAAAWGHEHIAPGRKTDPGPAFNWTRFSRDSGFARRQLPPV; via the coding sequence ATGGCTCTGCTTCTGGATCGACATGGCTGGCTGGCGCCTGCCTCCGGTGTTTCCCTTCTGCCTTCGCCTAATCGCGATGCGCGCCCTGCCGGCGCGCAGGTATCGCTGCTGGTGCTGCACAACATCAGCCTGCCGCCCGGGCAATTCGGCGGCCCTGAAGTCCAAGGGCTGTTCCTGAACACGCTCGACTATGCCTCGCACCCCTGGCTGGAACGCCTGCGGGGCTTGCGCGTATCGGCTCACTTTTTCATCCGCCGTGACGGCAGCATCGTGCAGTTCGTATCCACGGACCAGCGCGCCTGGCACGCAGGCATATCACGCTTTGGCGGACGCGAACGCTGCAATGATTTCTCCATTGGCATTGAACTCGAAGGCACCGACACGCTGCCGTATACCGACTCGCAGTACCAGGCGCTGCGCAAGCTGACGCCGGTGCTGCGCACGCGCTATCCTCTGGCAGCCGCCTGGGGCCACGAACATATTGCCCCGGGCCGCAAGACCGATCCCGGCCCCGCTTTCAACTGGACGCGCTTTTCGCGCGACAGCGGCTTTGCGCGGCGGCAATTGCCGCCCGTCTGA
- a CDS encoding PP0621 family protein — protein sequence MGKLLFWVVLIIAVLFVARVAARMAAARQAGEQGGQKARGKTPPPKPLESMVRCAHCGIHLPRSEALLQDGKIWCSEDHAKRGAA from the coding sequence GTGGGCAAGTTGTTGTTTTGGGTGGTTTTGATCATCGCCGTGCTGTTCGTGGCGCGCGTGGCCGCACGCATGGCGGCAGCCCGGCAGGCCGGCGAACAAGGCGGGCAAAAGGCCCGTGGCAAGACGCCGCCGCCCAAACCGCTGGAATCCATGGTGCGCTGTGCCCATTGCGGCATTCATCTGCCGCGCTCGGAAGCCTTGCTGCAAGACGGGAAGATTTGGTGCAGTGAAGACCACGCTAAACGCGGCGCCGCCTAA
- a CDS encoding cytochrome C assembly family protein yields MSLGIVFHTAAALAYAVLGGSLWIRLAGAGEVEQTGKIARLCLLGALVLHGIGLQQAMLGAQHLFIGWALALSAAIWLGMVVFWLESLLVRIDGLQLLLLPAAAIASGLAALFPQGQFVPHADDIWLRVHLLIALAAYGLITIAALHAMMMALLDRHLHRPLDAPAERSIIGRVLDSQPPLLVQEQLLFRIIWIGFIVLTLAVGSGSFASMKLTGKILPFDHKTVFTLLSWLTFGVLLAGRHIWGWRGRVALRWTLTGFGFLILAYTGSRFVLEMILHRG; encoded by the coding sequence ATGTCACTAGGCATTGTATTTCACACAGCGGCTGCCTTGGCGTACGCAGTGCTCGGGGGGTCACTTTGGATCCGCCTGGCCGGCGCCGGGGAAGTGGAGCAGACGGGCAAAATCGCCCGTCTCTGCCTGCTGGGAGCCCTGGTTCTCCATGGAATCGGGCTGCAACAGGCCATGTTAGGCGCCCAACATCTGTTCATTGGATGGGCACTTGCCCTGTCCGCGGCCATCTGGCTGGGCATGGTGGTGTTCTGGCTGGAAAGCCTGCTGGTGCGCATCGACGGCCTGCAACTGCTGCTTTTGCCCGCCGCGGCGATAGCCAGCGGCCTGGCAGCCCTGTTCCCACAGGGGCAATTCGTGCCCCACGCGGATGACATCTGGCTGCGCGTCCACCTGCTGATTGCGCTGGCCGCCTATGGCCTGATCACGATTGCCGCCCTGCACGCCATGATGATGGCGCTGCTTGACCGCCATCTGCACCGTCCGCTGGACGCCCCCGCCGAACGCAGCATCATCGGCCGCGTGCTGGACTCTCAGCCGCCGCTGCTGGTGCAGGAACAACTGCTGTTTCGTATCATCTGGATCGGGTTTATCGTGCTGACGCTGGCCGTAGGCTCGGGTTCTTTCGCATCCATGAAGCTCACGGGCAAAATCCTGCCGTTTGATCACAAGACCGTCTTCACCCTGCTGTCGTGGCTGACCTTTGGCGTGCTGCTGGCGGGCCGTCACATCTGGGGCTGGCGCGGCCGTGTCGCGCTGCGCTGGACGCTGACAGGTTTTGGTTTCCTGATTCTGGCTTACACCGGTAGCCGGTTCGTGCTGGAAATGATTCTGCATCGAGGCTGA
- the ffh gene encoding signal recognition particle protein, whose product MLDNLTTRLSRVVKTLRGEARLTEANTQEMLREVRMALLEADVALPVVREFVTRVKEKALGEEVAGSLSPGQALVGVVHKELTALMGGDLGADSNELSLAVQPPAVILMAGLQGAGKTTTTGKLARWLSEGQHTQHGRKTGKKKVLVVSADVYRPAAIDQLKSVAAQVGVDFLPSDPSQKPEDIARNAVDHARRHHYDVLILDTAGRLGIDEAMMREIRALHDLVKPIETLFVVDAMQGQDAVNTARAFADALPLTGVVLTKLDGDARGGAALSVRHVTGKPLKFVGVSEKLDGLEPFYPDRMAQRVLGMGDIVSLVEQAQKNIDIADAQKLAAKIKSGNKFDLNDFRDQLGQVKKLGDMGSLLEKLPAQFQQAAGQLQGGQAEKQLRRTEGILNSMTAAERAKPELIKASRKRRIATGSGVPVQEVNRLLAQFEQMQGMMKQMKKGGMAKMMRAMGGMKGLGRFGMK is encoded by the coding sequence ATGCTCGATAACCTAACTACACGCCTGTCGCGCGTCGTCAAGACACTGCGCGGCGAAGCCCGCCTGACCGAGGCCAACACCCAGGAGATGCTGCGCGAAGTGCGCATGGCACTGCTGGAAGCCGACGTGGCCCTGCCCGTCGTGCGTGAATTCGTCACCCGCGTGAAGGAAAAAGCGCTGGGCGAAGAAGTCGCCGGCAGCCTGAGCCCCGGCCAGGCCCTGGTAGGCGTCGTCCACAAGGAGCTGACTGCCCTGATGGGCGGCGACCTGGGCGCCGACTCCAACGAACTGTCGCTGGCTGTCCAGCCGCCTGCCGTCATCCTAATGGCGGGCCTGCAGGGCGCCGGCAAGACCACCACCACCGGTAAGCTGGCGCGCTGGCTGTCCGAAGGCCAGCACACTCAGCACGGCCGCAAGACCGGCAAGAAGAAAGTGCTGGTGGTGTCCGCTGACGTGTACCGTCCGGCCGCTATTGACCAGTTAAAGAGCGTGGCGGCGCAGGTCGGCGTGGATTTCCTGCCGTCAGACCCGAGCCAAAAGCCTGAAGACATCGCGCGCAACGCGGTGGACCACGCCCGCCGTCACCACTATGACGTGCTGATTCTGGACACGGCCGGCCGTCTGGGTATCGACGAAGCCATGATGCGCGAAATCCGCGCACTGCATGACTTGGTCAAACCGATTGAAACGCTGTTTGTCGTGGATGCGATGCAGGGCCAGGATGCGGTCAACACCGCACGCGCTTTTGCAGACGCGCTGCCGCTGACGGGTGTGGTGCTGACCAAGCTGGACGGCGACGCCCGCGGCGGCGCGGCCCTGTCGGTGCGCCACGTGACCGGCAAGCCCCTGAAGTTCGTCGGTGTTTCGGAAAAGCTGGACGGCCTTGAGCCGTTCTACCCCGATCGCATGGCGCAGCGCGTGCTTGGCATGGGCGACATCGTGTCGCTGGTCGAACAAGCGCAAAAAAATATCGACATCGCCGATGCCCAAAAGCTGGCCGCGAAGATCAAGTCGGGCAATAAGTTCGACCTGAACGACTTCCGCGACCAGCTCGGCCAGGTCAAGAAGCTGGGCGACATGGGTTCGCTGCTGGAAAAGCTGCCTGCTCAGTTCCAGCAGGCCGCAGGCCAGCTGCAAGGCGGTCAGGCTGAAAAGCAGCTGCGCCGCACGGAAGGTATTCTGAATTCCATGACGGCCGCTGAACGCGCCAAGCCCGAGCTGATCAAGGCGTCGCGCAAGCGCCGCATTGCAACCGGTTCCGGCGTGCCCGTGCAAGAGGTCAACCGCCTGTTGGCTCAGTTTGAGCAGATGCAGGGCATGATGAAGCAGATGAAGAAGGGCGGCATGGCCAAGATGATGCGCGCCATGGGCGGTATGAAGGGGCTGGGCCGCTTCGGCATGAAGTAA
- the lysM gene encoding peptidoglycan-binding protein LysM, whose product MGLLNFIKDVGEKLFGASEAKAATADELKKELDKHGLNADGLQITVDGDKVTVAGEALSTEAAEKISLALGNTVGVAAVDNQLKVKQATPEAKMYTVQKGDNLWKIAEAQYGKGQGAKNTLIFEANKPMLTSPDKIYPGQVLRIPPVA is encoded by the coding sequence ATGGGTCTGCTCAATTTCATCAAGGATGTTGGAGAAAAACTCTTTGGCGCCAGCGAGGCCAAAGCCGCGACAGCGGATGAATTGAAGAAAGAGCTGGATAAGCACGGCCTGAACGCCGATGGCCTGCAGATTACGGTGGATGGCGATAAGGTCACCGTGGCGGGCGAAGCGCTAAGCACCGAAGCGGCCGAGAAGATCAGCCTGGCGCTGGGCAACACCGTCGGCGTGGCCGCGGTGGACAATCAGTTGAAGGTCAAGCAGGCCACGCCCGAAGCCAAGATGTACACCGTGCAAAAGGGCGACAACCTGTGGAAGATCGCTGAAGCGCAGTACGGCAAGGGCCAGGGCGCCAAGAACACGCTGATCTTCGAAGCCAACAAGCCCATGCTGACCAGCCCCGACAAGATTTACCCGGGCCAGGTGCTGCGCATTCCGCCCGTGGCCTGA
- the thiS gene encoding sulfur carrier protein ThiS, translated as MHITLNGDAREFPLDTTVIELLNTLGYAGKRVAVERNGEIVPKSQHEQTALTDGDQIEIVVAVGGG; from the coding sequence ATGCACATCACCCTGAATGGCGACGCGCGCGAGTTCCCGCTGGACACGACCGTTATCGAGCTGCTGAATACGCTGGGTTATGCCGGCAAACGCGTGGCGGTAGAACGCAATGGCGAAATCGTGCCTAAAAGCCAGCACGAGCAAACCGCGCTGACTGACGGCGACCAGATTGAAATTGTGGTCGCAGTAGGCGGGGGCTGA
- the pip gene encoding prolyl aminopeptidase has protein sequence MLYPPIEPYRQGMLDTGDGHQIYWEMSGNPDGKPAVFLHGGPGSGCSPVHRQLFDPQRYNVLLFDQRGCGRSKPHASLDNNTTWHLVSDIERLRTEIMGADQWLVFGGSWGSTLALAYAETHPSHVSQLVLRGIFGLRRAEVQWFYQEGASWLFPDRWEDYLAPIPEAERGDLVAAYHKRLTGNDPVEQLRAAKAWSKWEDSTITLLPSPRHQQSHAGDRAALAFARIENHYFVNAGFMEEGQLIRDAHKLRGIPGTIVQGRYDVCTPARTAWDLHRAWPEAEFHLVPDAGHAFDEPGTLARLIATTDAYAKQ, from the coding sequence ATGCTCTATCCGCCGATCGAACCCTACCGCCAAGGCATGCTGGACACCGGCGACGGTCACCAGATCTATTGGGAAATGTCGGGCAATCCGGACGGCAAGCCCGCTGTGTTTCTGCATGGCGGCCCGGGCAGCGGTTGTTCGCCCGTGCATCGCCAATTGTTCGATCCGCAGCGCTACAACGTGCTGTTGTTCGATCAGCGCGGTTGCGGCCGTTCAAAGCCGCACGCCAGTCTGGACAACAACACGACGTGGCACCTGGTGTCGGATATCGAACGCCTGCGCACCGAAATCATGGGCGCGGACCAGTGGCTGGTGTTTGGCGGGTCCTGGGGTTCGACCTTGGCGCTGGCCTATGCGGAAACGCATCCGTCGCACGTCAGTCAGCTGGTGCTGCGCGGCATTTTCGGGCTGCGCCGCGCGGAAGTTCAGTGGTTCTATCAAGAAGGCGCGTCATGGCTGTTCCCCGATCGCTGGGAGGACTACCTGGCCCCTATCCCTGAAGCCGAACGCGGCGATCTGGTAGCGGCGTATCACAAGCGCTTGACTGGCAATGACCCGGTTGAGCAGTTGCGGGCCGCCAAGGCATGGAGCAAATGGGAGGACAGCACGATCACCTTGCTGCCCAGCCCGCGCCATCAGCAGAGTCATGCCGGCGACCGCGCGGCGCTGGCCTTTGCCCGCATTGAAAACCACTACTTCGTGAACGCGGGCTTCATGGAAGAAGGCCAGCTGATCCGCGACGCCCACAAGCTGCGCGGCATCCCCGGCACCATCGTTCAGGGCCGCTATGACGTCTGCACGCCCGCGCGCACCGCGTGGGATCTGCATCGCGCGTGGCCCGAGGCCGAATTCCACCTGGTGCCGGACGCGGGCCATGCGTTCGACGAGCCGGGCACCTTGGCGCGCCTGATCGCCACCACCGATGCTTACGCAAAACAGTGA
- the trmB gene encoding tRNA (guanosine(46)-N7)-methyltransferase TrmB: MNTNNPADKPATPPVNSPDTPADSSASAAAQAAVSPETQAALASTAHAPNSPGATHIRSFVHRRGHITQGQLAALERLMGEWSIPYAPRRLDPAAAFGRQAPTVLEIGFGMGETTEKIALARPDDNFLGVEVFNAGVGSLLRRIEDSSIQNLRIIQHDAVEVVRDMIAPDSLAGVHVYFPDPWPKKRHHKRRLLQPAFVSLLASRIAPGGYIHCATDWEDYAVQMLEVLSGEPLLANTADGYAPRPDYRPLTKFETRGLRLGHGVWDLIFKRVA, from the coding sequence ATGAATACGAACAACCCTGCGGATAAGCCCGCGACGCCCCCCGTGAACAGCCCCGATACGCCCGCCGACTCCTCCGCATCCGCTGCCGCGCAGGCCGCCGTTTCCCCGGAAACCCAAGCCGCGCTGGCCAGCACCGCGCACGCCCCCAACAGCCCTGGCGCCACGCACATCCGCAGCTTTGTGCACCGCCGCGGCCACATTACGCAGGGCCAGTTGGCCGCGCTCGAACGCTTGATGGGCGAATGGTCCATTCCGTATGCGCCCCGCCGTCTGGACCCCGCTGCCGCCTTTGGCCGGCAGGCGCCCACGGTGCTGGAGATTGGTTTCGGCATGGGCGAGACGACCGAGAAGATCGCGCTGGCCCGCCCGGACGACAATTTTCTAGGCGTGGAAGTGTTCAACGCCGGTGTCGGTTCGCTGCTGCGCCGCATTGAAGATTCCAGCATTCAGAACCTGCGCATCATTCAGCACGATGCCGTGGAAGTCGTGCGCGACATGATTGCCCCGGATTCGCTGGCTGGCGTGCATGTGTACTTTCCCGATCCGTGGCCCAAGAAACGCCATCACAAGCGCCGTCTGCTGCAGCCCGCCTTTGTGTCGCTCCTGGCCAGCCGCATCGCGCCGGGCGGCTACATCCATTGCGCCACCGACTGGGAAGACTACGCGGTGCAGATGTTGGAAGTTCTCAGCGGCGAGCCGCTGCTTGCGAATACTGCGGATGGCTACGCGCCCCGCCCCGATTACCGCCCCCTGACCAAATTCGAGACACGCGGCCTGCGCCTGGGCCATGGCGTCTGGGACCTGATCTTTAAGCGAGTCGCCTGA
- a CDS encoding type II toxin-antitoxin system HipA family toxin, with amino-acid sequence MTMIGVYADWDGLPHPQRIGFLNSRRTRAHETFEFQYDPAALADPVIGQLVLDPKIFQFEGPQYPTAPQDRFGVFADSSPDQWGRLLMDRRLARDIRAGIQPAGTRLYETDYLLGVHDLYRVGALRYKREDQGEFLDDTVGLAAPPFAEVRALEQASRALEEDPNNESEQGQEWLRMLIAPGGSLGGARPKASVADEQGHLYIAKFPSSRDDHDVGGWEMVTNALAVGCGLNVAAAEARKFASDYHCFMVRRFDRTNDGRRLHFASAMTMTGHVDGDDASTGVSYLELAEVLIRHGSQTNADLRELWSRIVFNILVSNTDDHLRNHGFILVPGAGWRLSEAYDMNPVPFADGLKLNITEADNALDLELAREVAAYFRLNLNEADETIEEFQGIVSQWRTVARGLGLPAREQERMAEAFRAANA; translated from the coding sequence ATGACAATGATCGGAGTGTATGCAGATTGGGATGGCCTGCCACACCCTCAACGAATAGGCTTCCTGAACTCTCGTAGGACTCGCGCTCACGAGACGTTCGAGTTTCAGTACGACCCTGCGGCTCTTGCAGACCCCGTCATTGGTCAACTGGTTCTTGACCCAAAAATCTTCCAGTTCGAAGGGCCCCAGTATCCCACTGCGCCCCAAGACAGGTTCGGCGTGTTCGCGGACTCCAGTCCCGATCAATGGGGCCGTCTGCTTATGGACCGGCGCCTCGCACGGGATATCCGCGCAGGCATTCAGCCCGCGGGCACTCGACTGTATGAAACGGACTACCTGCTTGGCGTGCACGATCTCTATCGCGTGGGCGCCTTGCGTTACAAGCGAGAAGATCAAGGTGAATTTCTCGATGACACAGTTGGACTAGCGGCCCCTCCTTTCGCCGAGGTTCGAGCGCTGGAGCAAGCGAGTCGAGCGCTGGAGGAAGATCCGAACAATGAGTCTGAACAAGGCCAGGAGTGGCTGAGGATGCTGATCGCTCCCGGCGGCTCCTTGGGTGGCGCCAGGCCCAAGGCAAGCGTGGCTGATGAACAGGGGCACTTGTACATCGCCAAGTTTCCAAGCTCTCGCGATGACCATGATGTCGGTGGATGGGAGATGGTCACCAATGCCCTGGCAGTCGGTTGTGGGCTGAATGTCGCGGCCGCTGAAGCGCGGAAATTTGCTAGTGACTACCACTGCTTCATGGTTCGCAGGTTTGATCGCACCAATGACGGGCGACGTCTGCACTTTGCTTCAGCAATGACCATGACCGGTCATGTGGATGGCGATGATGCGTCGACTGGGGTCAGCTACTTGGAGCTGGCTGAGGTCCTTATCAGGCATGGGTCCCAGACCAACGCAGACCTCCGCGAGCTATGGTCACGAATCGTTTTCAATATTCTCGTCTCCAACACGGACGATCACTTGCGCAACCATGGATTCATTCTGGTACCTGGAGCTGGGTGGCGCCTCTCTGAAGCCTACGACATGAACCCGGTGCCCTTTGCCGACGGACTAAAGCTCAACATCACCGAAGCGGACAACGCGTTAGATCTGGAACTCGCACGCGAAGTCGCAGCGTACTTTCGATTGAATCTAAACGAGGCCGATGAAACTATCGAAGAGTTCCAGGGGATCGTCAGCCAATGGAGAACGGTGGCCAGAGGACTGGGACTACCGGCGCGTGAGCAAGAACGGATGGCAGAGGCCTTTCGAGCTGCAAACGCCTGA
- a CDS encoding helix-turn-helix domain-containing protein: MAKKTAPLMPPTQKLLAEFGERLKLARLRRKITAKQVAERAGMSPMTLRSLESGGPGVTMGAYLSVMQVLGIEKDLALLGADDELGRRLQDSRLLRASATSSVPPRTGWSVRVHESREGKIVSVSEPSSGTYVNSDRSSAGNSRTTSKSLASLLKPSSKKREEGEKK, encoded by the coding sequence ATGGCGAAGAAGACCGCTCCCCTCATGCCGCCGACCCAGAAACTACTTGCTGAATTTGGGGAGCGGCTCAAACTCGCTCGCCTGCGCCGCAAGATCACGGCCAAGCAGGTGGCGGAGCGTGCAGGTATGTCACCGATGACGCTGCGCTCTCTGGAGTCGGGTGGGCCCGGAGTCACCATGGGGGCCTACCTCTCTGTCATGCAAGTCCTCGGCATTGAAAAAGACCTCGCCTTGCTGGGGGCCGACGATGAACTTGGCCGCCGGCTTCAGGATTCACGCCTCCTGAGGGCAAGCGCCACATCATCCGTTCCTCCCAGAACTGGCTGGAGCGTGAGAGTTCACGAATCTCGGGAAGGAAAGATAGTCAGTGTCAGTGAGCCAAGCAGCGGCACCTATGTCAACTCAGACCGATCCTCTGCTGGGAACTCTCGAACGACTTCAAAGAGTCTTGCTTCACTCTTAAAGCCCTCTTCCAAAAAGCGAGAGGAGGGCGAAAAAAAATGA
- a CDS encoding MolR family transcriptional regulator produces the protein MQNKVRYLDDSEQGLARETSHPRFVALAVEDFYYDVGDDFSPFGSDDGNDTLSALEDWYRESANDDGVVEFLADFLDGWGLDVPWDRVRADLDARKQWLAEDDMHEVYFRSDCRAIVATAFGQLKIAGHINADLLKQAKAAIADQLWMNAYARVKYPKWPYAEQEAERLQQMQSVLGQVSNA, from the coding sequence ATGCAGAATAAAGTTCGGTATCTGGACGATAGCGAGCAGGGCCTTGCCCGGGAAACGAGCCATCCTCGTTTCGTGGCGCTCGCCGTAGAGGACTTCTACTATGACGTCGGTGACGATTTCAGCCCTTTCGGCAGTGATGATGGCAACGACACGCTGAGTGCCTTGGAAGATTGGTACCGAGAGTCAGCGAATGACGACGGCGTTGTGGAATTCCTTGCGGATTTTCTCGACGGATGGGGATTGGATGTGCCTTGGGACCGAGTGCGTGCCGACCTGGACGCCCGAAAGCAATGGCTGGCCGAAGACGATATGCACGAAGTCTATTTTCGTAGCGACTGCCGAGCCATTGTCGCCACCGCGTTCGGTCAGCTGAAAATCGCAGGCCACATCAATGCTGACCTTCTAAAGCAGGCAAAGGCTGCGATAGCGGATCAGCTTTGGATGAATGCGTATGCCCGTGTCAAATATCCAAAATGGCCGTACGCGGAACAAGAAGCAGAGCGCCTGCAGCAAATGCAGTCAGTGCTCGGCCAAGTGAGCAACGCTTAA
- a CDS encoding serine hydrolase: MTSKPTLLAWACMLALGSSVTAWSQPVPIQSGSTPPADAIAIPSGSKELAVKNLPRIVEDIMKRSHVPGVAVAVVVDGKMVFAQGYGKRELGKDAPVDAQTVFQIASISKSLSATVAAMEVSKGKVAWSDPVVRYLPDFKLSNAYVSAQATIGDFFAHRSGLPGTAGDDLEDLGFTRADVIRRLRILPLDAFRTSYHYANFSTTIGAEAVAAAAGRPWEGLADDMLFKPLGMKATSYRYSDYTARENRAALHVYQKGNFLPLGQRDADQQAPAGGVSSNVIDLAQWLTLLLADGQYQGKQLVASAALLPALSPQAFSARAHNLDSRSGFYGYGFNVNTELGGRPSMGHSGAFLLGAGTSFKIVPSAGIGIVVLTNGAPIGAAESITAEFIDTALYGKPSRDWFAAYNGAMMGFFQPQADLSAQSKPADPAPAKPLRQYAGRFDNAYFGSAEIKEENGALALVLGPKGMRFPLRHWTGDTFAFAPAGEAELVDSLASIAFTFDREEARSFTIKFYDDSGLGQWSKK; this comes from the coding sequence ATGACAAGCAAACCTACACTCTTGGCCTGGGCGTGCATGCTCGCGCTTGGCAGCTCCGTGACGGCCTGGTCCCAGCCGGTGCCCATTCAAAGCGGCTCCACCCCGCCCGCCGACGCCATCGCGATTCCGTCGGGCAGCAAGGAACTGGCGGTAAAGAACCTGCCGCGTATCGTCGAAGACATCATGAAACGCAGCCACGTTCCGGGTGTTGCGGTCGCAGTCGTCGTGGATGGCAAGATGGTGTTTGCCCAAGGGTATGGCAAGCGAGAGCTGGGCAAGGATGCCCCCGTGGACGCACAGACCGTGTTCCAGATTGCGTCGATTTCCAAATCGTTATCTGCCACGGTGGCCGCAATGGAAGTCAGCAAAGGCAAGGTGGCATGGAGCGACCCGGTAGTGCGCTACTTGCCGGACTTCAAGCTGAGCAATGCCTATGTGTCAGCGCAAGCCACCATCGGCGACTTCTTTGCGCACCGGTCCGGTCTGCCCGGCACCGCTGGCGATGATCTCGAAGACCTGGGTTTCACGCGGGCTGACGTCATTCGCCGCCTGCGGATCTTGCCGCTAGACGCATTCCGCACGTCTTATCACTACGCGAACTTCAGCACGACCATTGGCGCCGAAGCCGTGGCAGCAGCGGCAGGCCGCCCATGGGAAGGCCTGGCGGACGACATGCTGTTCAAGCCATTGGGAATGAAGGCAACCAGCTATCGCTACAGCGACTACACAGCGCGTGAAAATCGCGCTGCGCTGCACGTCTATCAAAAGGGAAATTTCCTGCCGCTAGGACAACGTGATGCGGATCAGCAGGCGCCGGCGGGCGGTGTTTCCTCTAACGTGATCGACCTGGCGCAATGGCTGACGCTGCTCCTTGCAGACGGCCAATATCAAGGCAAGCAGTTGGTGGCCTCCGCCGCGCTGCTTCCCGCGCTGTCGCCGCAAGCGTTCAGCGCCCGTGCGCACAACCTCGATTCGCGCTCCGGCTTTTACGGATACGGATTCAATGTCAACACAGAACTGGGCGGCCGCCCGTCGATGGGCCATTCCGGCGCCTTCCTGCTGGGCGCGGGCACATCATTCAAGATCGTGCCGTCAGCGGGCATAGGCATCGTCGTGCTGACCAATGGCGCGCCAATCGGCGCCGCGGAATCCATCACTGCCGAATTCATCGACACCGCGCTTTACGGTAAACCGTCGCGTGATTGGTTCGCAGCCTATAACGGCGCGATGATGGGATTCTTCCAGCCGCAGGCTGATCTCTCCGCGCAGTCCAAGCCGGCGGACCCGGCCCCCGCGAAGCCGCTTCGGCAGTACGCAGGCCGTTTCGACAATGCCTATTTTGGCAGCGCGGAAATCAAGGAAGAGAATGGCGCTCTAGCGCTCGTTCTTGGCCCCAAGGGCATGCGCTTCCCGCTGCGCCACTGGACTGGTGACACGTTCGCGTTCGCGCCAGCCGGGGAAGCCGAGCTGGTCGACTCGTTGGCCTCTATCGCGTTCACGTTCGATCGCGAGGAGGCTCGCAGCTTTACCATCAAGTTCTACGATGACAGCGGCCTGGGCCAATGGTCCAAAAAATAA